The Solanum dulcamara chromosome 2, daSolDulc1.2, whole genome shotgun sequence region GACTCCGATTAAAACCCCTCAAGGATACTAATctaaaacaggtacaagagctctaCAGAAACAGAACATGGGACAATGAAAAGACACAGCTTTAACCGcaggaaaaggaaaagtaggaGCTGCCGAAAGATCATCCCTGCCTTCACCTAAGGAACTCCACTGGCCCTGCAACTAGACTATGCTAACTGGCATATCAAGAGTAGTaccagtacaaacaacacgtactgatagGTATCATCGATCAATCTAATACCTaccgcataatatatgaacaggaaaataagagagatcataaACAATTAAACTTTATAAACCTGTTCACCCAACCTGCTAGTAAACTCCTTACTCTCACACTTATTGTCTTCACCACTCTACTAACCACGGGTTCACTATCAACTCTGATTTACGAATTTGAGACCTGTGGGTTCTGGGCCCACCATACTACTGCTTACTTCACCCTAATAATCGCCAGCCAACAACCTTAGCCACTCAAGGGTTCCACACATCTATCACTGATCTTGAACCAGTTGTCTCACAACATAATGACCTAGCCATCTCATAACCACACCTCATAACTAATTTCGATTTATAGGTaaccactactactaccactattTCTAATTGAACATTCCAATGAAAATGACTCCCTGCCAACAACCAACCTCCACCCTTAAACCTGAAAATATAGAGTATCACATATATCACATCGAGGCCTAATAAGGTCCACCATCTTACCCAAAATAATTCTATACTGGCTCACAGTTCTTTATTAATAACATACCACAAATTAACAGGGTTCTTTTATAAGTCCTTTTTCCTAGATCATTAACAGCTACCTTTACTATTACATAATTTACAAATATCAttaggtcctctcatgggaccatccacacacacacactttTCCCTCTTAGGGGACCCAACTTAGCCATATATGTATCGGAATATGATACCCGATTCAAGAACATGTCGGAACGTGGCACCCGATCCATTAATGTGTCGAAAAGCAACACCCGATCCAAGaatgtgtcagaatatgacacccgatcctcttaaccacaaaattcaaatttacaaTTTAGTTAATCAACAAAACAATACACATAAATCACTCCGGACTTACACCAACTCATCAAGGTTTCTAACCAGTAAGGTTTAACACAAATAACCACatattttatatcaatataCATACCACTATGACATTTACAATTTCACCCATCTAAATACAATAATATCACCGCCAATTTCTCCCAAAATCATTATACAACTTTCTTACCCAGATCACTTCAAGTTAAACCACTAATGACACCCGAATTTCTGCCCATGACCCGTGATCCATAGCTTAATTAtatgatttctcattaaattccCTTCTATACTATGCAATGGGCATATATTTAACTACTCAGATAAGAGAAGCCTATCCTACTTGGGCGTCAAGCAGCTGTGGAGAGATAGAATAGTTCCAATCCTTCATTCCACATATTAGACGGGGAAGGTAGGCCTAAAATCCACTAGTTGGAATCCTTCCAGTGTTGAGATTCCTCCCCTTTCTCTTCCCAATCCAGGAGCAACCTTTTGGAGGGTTTTTGCATTAACCATCGCCTCTAACTTACCTTTGGAAGAAGTggagaaataagaaaatcacgACTTTAATTCTGTCCCACGTTCTCCCTCTCTGACAGCAGGAATTCCACTAGAGCGGTATCTCTATGGCGGGACTATTCTGCTCTGGAGGGATTTTGGGACCCAGTTGAGTTAGTTTCTTTGAGATTTCTTCTCGTCTTAATTAACGACAATTCAGATCATTATACTAAGTCTATACGCTAACACCCCCCCTCAAATTGATGTGGAGTATCTCATTGCAATAATTTGAAGAGAAGAAATTGATGTCATAACCGCGTCATCTTTGGTGAATTCATCAATCAATTGATTGTGGGAAAGAACGTGACTAATAGTGAGAGTCTTGTCGGCAATAAGCTCCCACATCAATATGCTTTGTGTTTTCATAAACAAGGTTGTTGGCAATCTGAATAACACTAGTGTTATCAACATGTAGTACATATGACAAGTGAAGATTACCCCAAAATTAGATAGAATCCTACGTAGCCAAACGATCTCTAAGCTAGCAACTAACATTGAGTGATATTCAGCCTCAATATTAGACTTGAATGTGCGACTATGCTTGTTACACTTCTTCTAAATAAATAAGAAGCCGAGGAACATACACCACCTTCTGCAGAATATAAAAACATGACCTAGGTAGTCAATCTGAGTAGCCCCAAAAGCACACTTTGCTTTtctggagaaaaaaaaatattgttccTAATAATTTGGAAAGTTTGTTGCAGATGTGAAAGATGATCAGACCAATTATTGTTGTATATAAGTATATCATCAAAGAAAATCGGAATAAATTTTCTAAGATGAGCACTGAATATCTGGTTCATGAGGCTCTAAAATGCAGAGGGAGAATTGATAAAGACAAAGGGCATCAACAAAAACTCATAGTGCCCTTGATGAGTTCTAAAGAAAGTTTTAGTTATATCAAGTCCAAACATTCTTATCTGGTGGTATCTATATCTCAAGACTAGCTTGGAAAAATACTTGGCTCCATGAAACTAATCCTACAATTCCTCAATAACTGGAATCGGAAACTTATCCTTAACAATATTGGTGTTAAATTCCCTGTAGTCTATACACAATCTCTAGGACCCATCCTTATTTTTTACCATCACAATAGGTGATGAATAGGGGCTGGTACTATGTCGAATCACACTGAACTCAGTATTTCATCAATCATCTTCTCAATCTCATCCTTTTGAATAGTGGAATATCTATACGGCCGCGTTTGATATTAATTGGGGATGTACTCTTGATATAAGaccaaaaatacatatttttagtcattatttgccttacatttagtatttttatttgtttttttttagcataaattttatgaattgtactaaatagtgtattttatttgtagaatTAAACTTACACGAAGATGAAGAGATTTGGAGCCAAaacgaattaaaaataaaaaattatagaagaaaatcAAGCAGGCAGCTAAATGGAAGGATTTTaatattgtattattatttctatagaAAAATGGTTCCTCCTGTAAACTTCTTATAGCCACCATGCATAACTTTGAGGGTTTAGCCAACAACTTGTCCAACCCATGCTGCTGTATCATCTTAGCAGCAGGTGGTTGATGTCCCTTCAAAGAGATCTTGTGACCCATGATATTGAACTCCATCTTGAATTTTCTGAAGTTCCATATAATATCCCCTAATGTGATCAACCATTGAATTTCTAAAACCATGTTGCATCCATCAATAGGCAAAATTAATATGTCAGTGTCAAATTAAACCTCCTCCATCTTTCAAACTAGGCTCTTACACACATAATTGCTCTGAATTTTCTTTCCATCAACTACTGATACATCAAAGGTGATATAGCAATCAACAAACACCGCACTTTTCTAACATTgttaaaatccataaaattgaAGGTGCTCCCAATATCGATCAAAACATGAATAGTCTTCTCTTTTAATAAAGCAATAACTCTCATAGTTCTGAATTCATGAATCTCATTCATATCATACACTGATACATGATGTAGAATGGATCCTTTATCATCAGTTTCTAACCCCTGACCGTTTATGATAAAAAATTCAGCAAGATCTATTCTTATATCCTCCCCTTCTAATATTTCAATTGGGTCTCTACAATCCTCCACTTTCATAGAGAAAAGCTGTCATTTCTTCTTATATGCATGACAAAAACATATGATTCATCACGGTTAAAACACAATTCTATAATACTTCTTTCATCCATTTATTGAGGTGTCAAGAGTTTGGTATTTCTGTAGTTTGTTTTTGATACAGTAAAAGAGGGTGGATTTGGTTTGGGATATGATGGATTTGGTTTGTTTAGTTGACTTGAGGAAGTATTGAAAGAATGGGTTTGGGGTTGGAAGTTCTGGGAACATTTCTGGGGTTGGGTAATATAGAGGAGTTTTGAAAGGATTGTTTCTGAATAACTAGTGTTTGTTCTTGGATTTTGGCAAGACTCATAGCTTTGGCTAAGCATTTAGAACCTAACATTTTTACAGAAAGGCCTATTTCAGGTTTTAACCCCCTCACAAAGCATCTCAAATAATTCTCTAATAATTCTACTATAGTTAATAAGAATTCATCAAAAACATCTACATAATCTTGGACAGAATGTAGCTGTTTGAGATCTTTAAAGTCACCCACTGGATCATCAAAAAGTTCAGTTTTAAAGTGTGCATAAAGACAATGAACATACTCACTCCATGAAGGCCAATCGCGAGATAGTCGATGCTTCATGAAAGATTGATGCAACTGTAGGACCTTTCCCTCCACTTTGCAAGATGCAAGTTTAAACTTTGAGTCCTCCGGTGTCTCATCTACATCAAAGAACCATTCACACCTATAGATCCAATCCTTCAAGCCTATGCCAccaaatttgaaaaattcaacCTGATACCTCCACGTAGGGAGCTGATAATCACCATTACGATACTCCCCATGAGTTGTATTCTCAGGCTTCTTTGAATTTTCTGTTAAATCCACTGGTGTTGAATTTCCTTTACGGCCGCCATTACCCTGCATCATATTTCCTTAATGATTTCCATTGGATAGAAACAATTACTTGATCTCTTTCATGGTTCTCGCGACCTTATCATTCATAGAATTGTGCATTTCTGCAACTGAATTGACGATGCCTTTTATGTCTCCTTTCAAATTATCAACCTCCTTACGCAGCTTCTACATTCTAATATTATGATGTCCCATTGCACAGGTTAGAGGGTTATGGCTCTACTATCAAATGATGAGACCTTATTCtatcaaaaattgaaattgaaaagtAACTGAGATTGCCTAAAGAACAAAGATGAATTGTTCTTAGAGAAGATAAGataaaagagagaaatattattgattgaGATTTCATATCTGATCGTACAATTGGAAAAAACTACTACTTATGTAGTGAAGTAactgaaatatgaaaatggatCGTAATAGTTACAACTGACTTCTTAACAACCTTCAATAGGTCACATGAACTGCACATGACCTTTATTAGACCTAAGTCTATCTCTAAAAATACACCATACAGTAGAGCTAAAATATAGGCATATCAGGCACAGAGTGTGGAAGCAGGTCTGAGAGAGAAAAATCAAGCAAAAATAGAGCTAGATCGGCTAGACTTTTGATGCCATGGTAGAACTGTAGAATAGTATGAGAGAATTGTTACAATCCTATTGACTAAATGATTCACTTAGGAACTGATGGTACATTTATACAAGTTAATGAGACTTAATCCTAGCGAAATTAAGCCTAAATTTTGAGCTACAAAATATCTCGTTAGTTAATTCTACAATACAATGATATCTAGCCAATTAATACAATATTACAATAAGGACTAAGATACACTTATAATTTGCACTATGGATAGATGATTTCcttttatatatacaatcaaacatTTTATGCCGGCATCTTTCGTAATAACATTCCATTATAATGGTCAAATTTCCTTTTAACCATTTTTTAACCTTATGTTGATGTTCTCTATAATAACATTTCGCTATagcaatcaaaaaaaaaattaaagcgATGTTATATCCGTCTCATTAAGGCAAGAAAATCTTCTAGGGAAACAACATAAGGGGTTCAAAAAGTGTTTGGCTAAACTACCTTATTAGACATACATCACTACCATATATACTAACCTTACCTCTACTTTCAAACAATTACATATATTACcacttttaatatttataccaTATATTATTGAAGATACAATCAGATACCCACATCCCTTAAAACTAGAATTGATTAATTATCTTTACATTTAAACTTcacaattaatattttaataacaatcaaatatctctctctctctattgaTTAATTATCTTTACATTTAACTTCACAATTAAcgttttcataatcaaatatctTTCTCTCTCATCAACCTTCTCCAATTTCCAACGCCATCAATATCTCTCTCCCCATTCCTACATCCACTCTCAATCTCCAATGATGATCTTGCTATCAGCAGCTCGCCGCATTTATGTCATCTAGTCACCACTAGGATTTGCCGGCAAGAAGGACACGACGAGTGCAAGCCTAACAGGTATCGATGAAATTCGTGGCCGCACTGAGGAAGCACTCAAATTTCATCTCCGATGATTTGAGGGTCTTCTTCTTTGAATCTTTATTAGTCTGAGGGACAAAAAGCAAAAATTTTCGATGGCTCTAACAGAGTGAGAATCATCGACAGATCAAAAGGTGAAGCAAACACCGCTGCACTGAGATGCCCTGACCAGCCACAAACGTAATCAAAAAGTTTCAATAAGTGGAGATTTGCGCATGTATTTGACATATTATTGAGATGCGATTATATGTTTCTAGTTTTTATCAGTGTATTTGATTAAGTGTGTATGTATCTAATAAATATATTGGAGCATGTATTTGACACAATTTGTTCTTTCATGTATCTGAGTCTTGTCATATGTATCTGTCCTTCTATCGTGTATcttaataatatcatatatatttgTTATGTTATTACAATGTATCTGACTATTTTCGTATGTATCTGATCTACATGTATACATTGTATTTAATTCAGATGCATTGTTAGTTTTGTATATGTAGATACATGGAATGCATATTAGCTTTTAtgattgttctttcaacttttattTATCTCAGATATATTGTGTTTATTTTGAGATACATTGTTATTTAAACTTTGataaaaaaaacatgaaatatacatTGTTTTAGTTAGTTTCTCATAAAATGAAGGAAAtgatttcaagatttttgaaACATTTTTAGGAAGTTGTTATGCTATAGATTATTAAAGTTGTTAAAGGAGTGATTTACTCCACTAATTGAACAATTCTGTTATGCTACATAAATAAATACACATTTGTAATGTATCTAGCTATCGACATATCACGGATACGTGTATCTAGAAAAGGAACCTTAAAATTCAGAGATATAAATTCGAATTTCTGGAAGGAAGAGTTGTTCACTTTGTTGTTGCTCGCaaataaattgaagaaattagtttttcttgatttttttagaAGTTGTTACACTAAATATACTCAAAAGTGGTTAAAAGAGTGATTTCCTCTTTAAATTAAGCATTTTAGTTATCGTCCTTAATTAAACATATATCCTACTTTGTTAATTCCTCGGTATACATGTATCTGTCGAGTTAAGAAATATTTTCCAACCAACGAAATGTGGTACATGAAGTAATATTCTAAACTACCGTGAATACTAATAATTAGGACCTAAACTAGTGAAATTTATGTTGTTTGTCCTAGATTATATGTGTTCGGACTCCCAGATTTGGCATttgaatattttctaaatttccttGTCTCCGATCGTGCCTCTGTCCCCAGGCTGGTTATAGGCATTGAAAGATTATTAAGCAATTTGTTGCCAAATTATAGTCAATTATAGTCATGAATGTTGATTTTTTAACGCACTCCTCAAACTTGAGCTAAACGCAATCAAATGATGTAGTGCCAATAAGTCATGCATCAAAGCAAAATTTAGATAGAAACTCCTTTTTCTTAGTGGGGGGAACtctaacatatatatttatatttgaagTTGAAAGATAAAGGTAGGAATGAAAAAAAACTAGATATCTGATTAGATCCCAACGACAAGAGGACACCTCTAGAATGCGACACAAGCATTTCTTGGATGAAGATATTTAGGTGGTGGAAAGTATATTATAACAGATAGAATAGGACAGATCAATAGAATATTTCAGTATCCTAAAGAATGCAATATAAAGTCTTAAATTTGATTCCACTGAGAGACCACAACACTCAATTTCAAAAATGTTAAAACAGTTTGATGGTATGAATCCTTACTATTATTATGTTGCTCCACTTAAAGCGCGTCTCAGTTCAATAATTATTCTATTGGAGCCTTCTATTGGCTCATACTCAATTTTTGACTAAGATTAAAAGAAGTGTAATTTACATAAATTTCATAGTGTTAAAagttaattacattatttttttatttttattaaattataaaaatcttttaaaatttatgaatttcgaTTACATCACTAAACTTTCGGATACATCAACAGACATCTGAATATATCAGAGAGGGAAAAGATGTATTAAAGAGGGAATAGAACATCCGGATACATAAGAGAGAGATGCGTCCGAGGAGGGATGTATCCGAGAAGGGGATAGGAATGTGTCAGCAAGAGAGGAGTGATGTATCAGAGAGGtgatttttgattattttttttttaaatgatagaaaattttagaaattatgataaaatacgaagtgtatttaaataatttttccgTTAACGTGACTAAAACTTAACCCCAAATAATCTTGCTCCAACCATGGTTTCACTTAATTTGGAAGTCAATACAAGATATGACCAAACAATCTCTGGCGACTTATCTAATTTCATCCTCTCTGTgttatctacaacttttgtcAAATGTGGTTATTTttaatttcacataattttGTGTTTCAGACATTCATCTTAATATTCACATTTTTGCAATACTCATCATCGAGTTAAAGGTTCAACATTCACCCTAATATAAGAACCATTCTCCAAAATGTGCATCAAGCTACTTCAACTTGATAACTAATAGTTCATCTGAATAAAGAATGgacattatttttttctttatatatgCCACTTGAACTACTGTCGTGCAAATAGTTTTGGGAAGCATGGTCCCAAAGCTTGTTTTGGATAACGAGAAGTAGGAGCAGTTTCACTGACACTTACTTCAGTCAACATCTTCCTGTCACGTGGTGCTGCATCCCAATAAACACATGCAGATCTACAAGCAGTGACAATAACAAAGAGACATGTGGATCCACAAAATATGAAGGAAAGTATCCTGCATCATCACACTTTAAACAGTAAGTCACCTAGTACAAAATATTGGGCTGAGAAGGCATTCATTTCAATGTCACTTACAAAATAATGGACTGAAACATCACATTCATTTCTGTATGTTTTATCCATAAAAAGAAAGTCCGTAAATCTTAAAATAAGTCGAAACCAGAGCATTCTACAACAGCCTTTCATCATCCAAAAGTAAAAATTTATGGCTTCTAGGTCTGGCACCATGGGTATGGCCTAGCCGTAAATGAAGTGGGTGAAAATCACGGTAGACCAGGGTTCAAATCTCAACAAAGATGAATGTGACACATAATTTTTCTCATCTACCTAAGCCTTCGTGGGTAGAGTAACTCGGTGTCTCTGTTGTCATAACAAGTACTCGATGGAATAAGCAATGTGCTGGCAAGTTGGCCCAAAACACCAGCCACCAGGattatgccaaaaaaagaagttGGCAATTTCAAGAATTCCAAAATCATCATCCAAGTATTTTGGGTTCTCCACTGTAAGGGTCGTATATTTTTGTGCACATACACCAAATCTGCACTTATTTGAAGCCATTTTATCCTTCTCAAGGCATGCATAAAATAGTAAGTATTCCATTTCTTTATTGCAGCCTGAAGAAGAGCAAACGCTGGCAAAGTAATTTAAATGCGAGTGAGTGCAACTCAAGCGTAGAGGACAATGGACAATCCACCAATGCCACATATCATCAGGAAAAGGGTTAATCTGCTAAGCATCAACTTGGAATTCcaataatcataaaattaaGTATAGATTTTAGACATTCTCAATATCACTCAACTTCACAAGCCTacagaaagaaaagaaaaactaggATCATAAGCAATGAACTAGAACCTGGCATGGAGCTTTGTAACATTAGCCTAAGCAGTTAGTCTTTTAAAGCAACAGTGGACTCCTGAGAACTGCTCCAACACTTGCCTTGTGAACCGGAAGATAATCCTGGTGTATTCAGCAGCCAAGCAACATGATAATACTCTGACTTAATTAAGCAGCCAGATGTAAGAACAGTAAGATAACATGTTTGGGTATAAGCTATGTACCAAACCAGGGCAACAGCTGCAGCAACTATTCCCAGATTTCAGTGTTAAGCCAGATCAAGAAATCAACATTTCAAATTCAACAACTGTCGAAAGCTGCAGGCACACAAGAAGAGAAACTTGTTACTTGATAAATGAATCATCAAATTAGTATCCAGGAAATGTTCAGGCGGTCTTCATTTTCTTCATGAACAGTTCAATCCTATCAGCAGCCTCATACATATTCTTTTGTTTAATTTCCTGCAGCAGAACACTGCATGTCTTGTATCGAGGAGTAATCTCTTGGCAGACCATATCCTCAAAAATAATATACGCCCATTCACATTTATTTGCTCTGCACAAACCATGGATAAGAAGTGCATAACTTGATAGGTCAAGACTTAGATGATGCTTATTGACAATGTCATTCACCAACTTTTTCAGGAATTCATCCGTCTTTCCAACTTTAAAGCACAACTTGAGCAGCGGAAAGTATGATTGAACATCAGGTTTACAAAATGGTGAACTTTCTAGATCCCTTAAAAATTCTAGCGCTCTATCCTCTTGCAAATGATGGCAAAACATGGCAATGATAGTATTGTAAGTTGATGTATTGGGTTGAACACCATTTCTGGGCATTTCAACCTTCATAATACGAGTAGCTTCTTGTAATTGGTGTGCCCTGCCTAATGTATGAATCAGAGCATTGTAAAAAAGAGTATCAGGTTTACAGCCAACTGATTTCATCCGCTCAGCAATCTTAAGGGCTTCCTCAAATGCCCCCAACTTTGTCAAGAAACACATGATGGTGGTGAAAGTGACAACATTTGGTACACATCCTTCTCCTTGCATTTCATCAAGCAGCTCGTAGACCTTCAGGAAGTTAAATTGCTGGCAGTAAGACTTGATGATGGTTGAGTAGCTGATGACGCAAGGAC contains the following coding sequences:
- the LOC129880453 gene encoding pentatricopeptide repeat-containing protein At3g04130, mitochondrial — its product is MNLYIRKLTSTYFSVFHPFEVRFFSYFSTLSSDSQQKCVNDGDVNVVLARISPGSSEAEVLQSLLSDPACDSIHITDNFVDRLLYRFKDDWKSALGAFRWAQLRPHYKPSPELYDKLVDILGKMKKMERMRSLIDEMHADHLISLNTIAKVMRRFAGAREWKEAVRTFDELGKFGLEKNTESMNLLLDTLCKENRVQQAHEIFYELKLHIPPNANTFNIFIHGWCKVNRVEEAYWTIQEMKGSGCCPCVISYSTIIKSYCQQFNFLKVYELLDEMQGEGCVPNVVTFTTIMCFLTKLGAFEEALKIAERMKSVGCKPDTLFYNALIHTLGRAHQLQEATRIMKVEMPRNGVQPNTSTYNTIIAMFCHHLQEDRALEFLRDLESSPFCKPDVQSYFPLLKLCFKVGKTDEFLKKLVNDIVNKHHLSLDLSSYALLIHGLCRANKCEWAYIIFEDMVCQEITPRYKTCSVLLQEIKQKNMYEAADRIELFMKKMKTA